From one Gracilinanus agilis isolate LMUSP501 chromosome 5, AgileGrace, whole genome shotgun sequence genomic stretch:
- the ZNF800 gene encoding zinc finger protein 800 isoform X2 yields MPLRDKCCQTDHHHHGCCEPVYILEPGDPPLLQQPLQTSKSGIQQIIECFRSGTKQLKHILLRDVDTIFECKLCRSLFRGLPNLITHKKFYCPPSLQMDDNLPDVNDKQSQAINDLLEAIYPSVDKREYIIRLEPIETNQNAVFQYISRTNNPAEVNESSNSPDQTQVQMQEPNTEQSKTTPVPDAEVEIVEPPPAETVANEATPASDEQPQESHTDLETSDNSDFGHQLICCLCRKEFNSRRGVRRHIRKVHKKKMEELKKYIETRKNPNQSSTKGRNKNVLVTLSRSCPVCYKSFATKANVRRHFDEVHRGLRRDSITPDIATKPGQPLFLDTVSPKKSFKTRKQKSSSKAEYNLTACKCLLCKRKYSSQIMLKRHMQIVHKITLSGTNSKREKGPNNTANSTEIKVKVEPSDSVESSPPSITHSPQNELKGTNHSNEKKNTPAAQKNKVKQDLDSPKSTSPSAAGGQQKTRKPKLSAGFDFKQLYCKLCKRQFTSKQNLTKHIELHTDGNNIYVKFYKCPLCTYETRRKRDVIRHITVVHKKSSRYLGKITASLEIRAIKKPIDFVLNKVAKRGPPRDEAKQNDSKHDGTSNSPNKKYEVADVGIEVKVTKNFSLHRCNKCGKAFAKKTYLEHHKKTHKANASNSPEGNKTKGRSTRSKALV; encoded by the exons ATGCCTCTAAGGGACAAGTGCTGTCAGACTGACCACCATCATCATGGATGCTGTGAACCAG TGTATATTCTGGAACCTGGAGATCCTCCTTTGTTACAGCAGCCATTGCAGACTTCCAAATCCGGCATTCAGCAAATTATTGAATGCTTTCGATCAG gAACTAAACAACTAAAACACATTTTATTAAGAGATGTGGACACTATTTTTGAGTGTAAATTATGTCGCAGTCTCTTCAGAGGATTACCAAATTTAATTACTCATAAAAAATTCTACTGCCCTCCAAGTCTCCAGATGGATGACA ACCTTCCTGATGTAAATGATAAACAAAGCCAAGCCATAAATGATCTCCTAGAAGCCATTTATCCAAGCGTGGACAAACGAGAATATATTATTAGGCTAGAACCCATAGAAACTAATCAGAATGCAGTGTTTCAGTATATTTCAAGGACTAATAACCCAGCTGAGGTCAATGAGTCAAGTAATTCTCCTGATCAAACTCAAGTTCAGATGCAAGAACCTAACACTGAACAGTCCAAAACAACTCCAGTTCCAGATGCAGAAGTAGAAATTGTAGAGCCCCCGCCTGCAGAAACAGTTGCAAATGAAGCAACACCAGCTTCTGATGAACAGCCTCAGGAATCACACACTGACTTGGAAACTTCTGATAATTCTGATTTTGGCCACCAGTTGATTTGTTGTCTTTGTAGAAAAGAATTCAACTCCAGACGTGGTGTTCGCCGGCACATTAGGAAAGTAcacaaaaaaaagatggaagaactAAAGAAGTACATTGAAACACGAAAGAATCCGAACCAGTCCTCTACTAAAGGACGCAATAAGAATGTTCTAGTAACACTGAGTAGAAGTTGTCCAGTATGTTATAAATCATTTGCTACAAAAGCGAATGTAAGGAGGCATTTTGATGAAGTTCATAGAGGACTGAGGAGGGATTCAATTACTCCTGATATAGCTACAAAGCCTGGGCAGCCTTTGTTCCTGGATACTGTTTCTcctaaaaaatcttttaagactCGGAAACAAAAGTCTTCTTCAAAGGCTGAATACAATTTAACTGCATGCAAATGCCTTCTTTGCAAGAGGAAATATAGTTCACAAATAATGCTTAAAAGACATATGCAAATTGTCCACAAGATAACTCTTTCTGGAACAAACTCTAAAAGAGAGAAAGGCCCTAATAATACTGCCAACAGcacagaaataaaagtaaaagttgaACCATCAGACTCTGTAGAATCTTCACCCCCTTCTATTACCCATTCTCCACAGAATGAATTAAAGGGAACAAAtcattcaaatgagaaaaagaacacaCCGGCAgcacagaaaaataaagttaagcaAGACTTGGACAGCCCTAAATCAACGAGTCCTTCTGCTGCAGGTGGCCAGCAAAAAACCAGGAAACCAAAACTTTCAGCTGGCTTTGACTTCAAGCAGCTTTACTGTAAACTTTGTAAACGCCAATTTACTTCCAAACAGAACTTGACTAAACACATTGAATTGCACACAGATGGAAATAACATTTATGTTAAATTCTATAAGTGTCCACTTTGCACTTATGAAACACGTCGGAAACGTGATGTGATAAGGCACATAACTGTGGTTCACAAAAAATCATCACGTTATCTTGGGAAAATCACAGCCAGTTTAGAGATCAGAGCTATAAAAAAGCCCATTGATTTTGTTCTAAATAAAGTGGCAAAAAGAGGCCCTCCAAGGGATGAAGCGAAGCAGAATGATTCAAAACACGACGGAACTTCTAATTCTCCCAACAAAAAGTATGAAGTAGCTGATGTTGGCATTGAAGTAAAAGTCACAAAAAACTTTTCTCTTCACAGATGCAATAAGTGTGGAAAGGCATTTGCAAAAAAGACTTACCTTGAACATCATAAGAAAACTCATAAGGCAAATGCTTCTAATTCACCTGAAGGAAATAAAACCAAAGGCCGAAGTACAAGATCTAAGGCTCTTGTCTG
- the ZNF800 gene encoding zinc finger protein 800 isoform X3: protein MPLRDKCCQTDHHHHGCCEPVYILEPGDPPLLQQPLQTSKSGIQQIIECFRSDLPDVNDKQSQAINDLLEAIYPSVDKREYIIRLEPIETNQNAVFQYISRTNNPAEVNESSNSPDQTQVQMQEPNTEQSKTTPVPDAEVEIVEPPPAETVANEATPASDEQPQESHTDLETSDNSDFGHQLICCLCRKEFNSRRGVRRHIRKVHKKKMEELKKYIETRKNPNQSSTKGRNKNVLVTLSRSCPVCYKSFATKANVRRHFDEVHRGLRRDSITPDIATKPGQPLFLDTVSPKKSFKTRKQKSSSKAEYNLTACKCLLCKRKYSSQIMLKRHMQIVHKITLSGTNSKREKGPNNTANSTEIKVKVEPSDSVESSPPSITHSPQNELKGTNHSNEKKNTPAAQKNKVKQDLDSPKSTSPSAAGGQQKTRKPKLSAGFDFKQLYCKLCKRQFTSKQNLTKHIELHTDGNNIYVKFYKCPLCTYETRRKRDVIRHITVVHKKSSRYLGKITASLEIRAIKKPIDFVLNKVAKRGPPRDEAKQNDSKHDGTSNSPNKKYEVADVGIEVKVTKNFSLHRCNKCGKAFAKKTYLEHHKKTHKANASNSPEGNKTKGRSTRSKALVW from the exons ATGCCTCTAAGGGACAAGTGCTGTCAGACTGACCACCATCATCATGGATGCTGTGAACCAG TGTATATTCTGGAACCTGGAGATCCTCCTTTGTTACAGCAGCCATTGCAGACTTCCAAATCCGGCATTCAGCAAATTATTGAATGCTTTCGATCAG ACCTTCCTGATGTAAATGATAAACAAAGCCAAGCCATAAATGATCTCCTAGAAGCCATTTATCCAAGCGTGGACAAACGAGAATATATTATTAGGCTAGAACCCATAGAAACTAATCAGAATGCAGTGTTTCAGTATATTTCAAGGACTAATAACCCAGCTGAGGTCAATGAGTCAAGTAATTCTCCTGATCAAACTCAAGTTCAGATGCAAGAACCTAACACTGAACAGTCCAAAACAACTCCAGTTCCAGATGCAGAAGTAGAAATTGTAGAGCCCCCGCCTGCAGAAACAGTTGCAAATGAAGCAACACCAGCTTCTGATGAACAGCCTCAGGAATCACACACTGACTTGGAAACTTCTGATAATTCTGATTTTGGCCACCAGTTGATTTGTTGTCTTTGTAGAAAAGAATTCAACTCCAGACGTGGTGTTCGCCGGCACATTAGGAAAGTAcacaaaaaaaagatggaagaactAAAGAAGTACATTGAAACACGAAAGAATCCGAACCAGTCCTCTACTAAAGGACGCAATAAGAATGTTCTAGTAACACTGAGTAGAAGTTGTCCAGTATGTTATAAATCATTTGCTACAAAAGCGAATGTAAGGAGGCATTTTGATGAAGTTCATAGAGGACTGAGGAGGGATTCAATTACTCCTGATATAGCTACAAAGCCTGGGCAGCCTTTGTTCCTGGATACTGTTTCTcctaaaaaatcttttaagactCGGAAACAAAAGTCTTCTTCAAAGGCTGAATACAATTTAACTGCATGCAAATGCCTTCTTTGCAAGAGGAAATATAGTTCACAAATAATGCTTAAAAGACATATGCAAATTGTCCACAAGATAACTCTTTCTGGAACAAACTCTAAAAGAGAGAAAGGCCCTAATAATACTGCCAACAGcacagaaataaaagtaaaagttgaACCATCAGACTCTGTAGAATCTTCACCCCCTTCTATTACCCATTCTCCACAGAATGAATTAAAGGGAACAAAtcattcaaatgagaaaaagaacacaCCGGCAgcacagaaaaataaagttaagcaAGACTTGGACAGCCCTAAATCAACGAGTCCTTCTGCTGCAGGTGGCCAGCAAAAAACCAGGAAACCAAAACTTTCAGCTGGCTTTGACTTCAAGCAGCTTTACTGTAAACTTTGTAAACGCCAATTTACTTCCAAACAGAACTTGACTAAACACATTGAATTGCACACAGATGGAAATAACATTTATGTTAAATTCTATAAGTGTCCACTTTGCACTTATGAAACACGTCGGAAACGTGATGTGATAAGGCACATAACTGTGGTTCACAAAAAATCATCACGTTATCTTGGGAAAATCACAGCCAGTTTAGAGATCAGAGCTATAAAAAAGCCCATTGATTTTGTTCTAAATAAAGTGGCAAAAAGAGGCCCTCCAAGGGATGAAGCGAAGCAGAATGATTCAAAACACGACGGAACTTCTAATTCTCCCAACAAAAAGTATGAAGTAGCTGATGTTGGCATTGAAGTAAAAGTCACAAAAAACTTTTCTCTTCACAGATGCAATAAGTGTGGAAAGGCATTTGCAAAAAAGACTTACCTTGAACATCATAAGAAAACTCATAAGGCAAATGCTTCTAATTCACCTGAAGGAAATAAAACCAAAGGCCGAAGTACAAGATCTAAGGCTCTTGTCTGGTGA
- the ZNF800 gene encoding zinc finger protein 800 isoform X1, whose product MPLRDKCCQTDHHHHGCCEPVYILEPGDPPLLQQPLQTSKSGIQQIIECFRSGTKQLKHILLRDVDTIFECKLCRSLFRGLPNLITHKKFYCPPSLQMDDNLPDVNDKQSQAINDLLEAIYPSVDKREYIIRLEPIETNQNAVFQYISRTNNPAEVNESSNSPDQTQVQMQEPNTEQSKTTPVPDAEVEIVEPPPAETVANEATPASDEQPQESHTDLETSDNSDFGHQLICCLCRKEFNSRRGVRRHIRKVHKKKMEELKKYIETRKNPNQSSTKGRNKNVLVTLSRSCPVCYKSFATKANVRRHFDEVHRGLRRDSITPDIATKPGQPLFLDTVSPKKSFKTRKQKSSSKAEYNLTACKCLLCKRKYSSQIMLKRHMQIVHKITLSGTNSKREKGPNNTANSTEIKVKVEPSDSVESSPPSITHSPQNELKGTNHSNEKKNTPAAQKNKVKQDLDSPKSTSPSAAGGQQKTRKPKLSAGFDFKQLYCKLCKRQFTSKQNLTKHIELHTDGNNIYVKFYKCPLCTYETRRKRDVIRHITVVHKKSSRYLGKITASLEIRAIKKPIDFVLNKVAKRGPPRDEAKQNDSKHDGTSNSPNKKYEVADVGIEVKVTKNFSLHRCNKCGKAFAKKTYLEHHKKTHKANASNSPEGNKTKGRSTRSKALVW is encoded by the exons ATGCCTCTAAGGGACAAGTGCTGTCAGACTGACCACCATCATCATGGATGCTGTGAACCAG TGTATATTCTGGAACCTGGAGATCCTCCTTTGTTACAGCAGCCATTGCAGACTTCCAAATCCGGCATTCAGCAAATTATTGAATGCTTTCGATCAG gAACTAAACAACTAAAACACATTTTATTAAGAGATGTGGACACTATTTTTGAGTGTAAATTATGTCGCAGTCTCTTCAGAGGATTACCAAATTTAATTACTCATAAAAAATTCTACTGCCCTCCAAGTCTCCAGATGGATGACA ACCTTCCTGATGTAAATGATAAACAAAGCCAAGCCATAAATGATCTCCTAGAAGCCATTTATCCAAGCGTGGACAAACGAGAATATATTATTAGGCTAGAACCCATAGAAACTAATCAGAATGCAGTGTTTCAGTATATTTCAAGGACTAATAACCCAGCTGAGGTCAATGAGTCAAGTAATTCTCCTGATCAAACTCAAGTTCAGATGCAAGAACCTAACACTGAACAGTCCAAAACAACTCCAGTTCCAGATGCAGAAGTAGAAATTGTAGAGCCCCCGCCTGCAGAAACAGTTGCAAATGAAGCAACACCAGCTTCTGATGAACAGCCTCAGGAATCACACACTGACTTGGAAACTTCTGATAATTCTGATTTTGGCCACCAGTTGATTTGTTGTCTTTGTAGAAAAGAATTCAACTCCAGACGTGGTGTTCGCCGGCACATTAGGAAAGTAcacaaaaaaaagatggaagaactAAAGAAGTACATTGAAACACGAAAGAATCCGAACCAGTCCTCTACTAAAGGACGCAATAAGAATGTTCTAGTAACACTGAGTAGAAGTTGTCCAGTATGTTATAAATCATTTGCTACAAAAGCGAATGTAAGGAGGCATTTTGATGAAGTTCATAGAGGACTGAGGAGGGATTCAATTACTCCTGATATAGCTACAAAGCCTGGGCAGCCTTTGTTCCTGGATACTGTTTCTcctaaaaaatcttttaagactCGGAAACAAAAGTCTTCTTCAAAGGCTGAATACAATTTAACTGCATGCAAATGCCTTCTTTGCAAGAGGAAATATAGTTCACAAATAATGCTTAAAAGACATATGCAAATTGTCCACAAGATAACTCTTTCTGGAACAAACTCTAAAAGAGAGAAAGGCCCTAATAATACTGCCAACAGcacagaaataaaagtaaaagttgaACCATCAGACTCTGTAGAATCTTCACCCCCTTCTATTACCCATTCTCCACAGAATGAATTAAAGGGAACAAAtcattcaaatgagaaaaagaacacaCCGGCAgcacagaaaaataaagttaagcaAGACTTGGACAGCCCTAAATCAACGAGTCCTTCTGCTGCAGGTGGCCAGCAAAAAACCAGGAAACCAAAACTTTCAGCTGGCTTTGACTTCAAGCAGCTTTACTGTAAACTTTGTAAACGCCAATTTACTTCCAAACAGAACTTGACTAAACACATTGAATTGCACACAGATGGAAATAACATTTATGTTAAATTCTATAAGTGTCCACTTTGCACTTATGAAACACGTCGGAAACGTGATGTGATAAGGCACATAACTGTGGTTCACAAAAAATCATCACGTTATCTTGGGAAAATCACAGCCAGTTTAGAGATCAGAGCTATAAAAAAGCCCATTGATTTTGTTCTAAATAAAGTGGCAAAAAGAGGCCCTCCAAGGGATGAAGCGAAGCAGAATGATTCAAAACACGACGGAACTTCTAATTCTCCCAACAAAAAGTATGAAGTAGCTGATGTTGGCATTGAAGTAAAAGTCACAAAAAACTTTTCTCTTCACAGATGCAATAAGTGTGGAAAGGCATTTGCAAAAAAGACTTACCTTGAACATCATAAGAAAACTCATAAGGCAAATGCTTCTAATTCACCTGAAGGAAATAAAACCAAAGGCCGAAGTACAAGATCTAAGGCTCTTGTCTGGTGA